The Macellibacteroides fermentans genome has a segment encoding these proteins:
- a CDS encoding glycosyltransferase family 2 protein, translating into MEEITLSVVIVNYNVKYFLEQCLYSLRAALQGMEAEVFVVDNNSTDGSVAYLKPNFPEVTFIENSDNPGFAKANNQAIRLAKGKYILLLNPDTVIGEDSIRSLCYFLEEKPKAGALGVKMIDGNGVFLPESKRSFPTPWVSFCKMFGLSKLFPKNPRFAKYSLPYLNPDARHKVDVLAGAFMLIRKEALDKAGLLDEDFFMYGEDIDLSYRLKLAGYKNYYMPERILHYKGESTSKGNIKYVKIFYGAMLIFYRKHYSGAGKLFSLLIRLAVWFRALLDLVFHTSANKKTKSSCRRLLILSSEMSLETVRTACLKQIPNLEFVNHWNLDEHRVMDCINRSNRMKGFTDIAFCYNDVRFEQLLLLMDKMPDKHITYHIYNKKSGVLVSPGKK; encoded by the coding sequence ATGGAAGAGATAACACTATCGGTTGTAATCGTAAATTACAATGTAAAATATTTTTTGGAACAATGCCTCTATTCCCTTCGTGCCGCCCTGCAGGGCATGGAAGCCGAAGTCTTTGTGGTAGACAATAACTCCACCGACGGATCGGTGGCCTACCTCAAACCCAATTTCCCCGAGGTTACCTTTATCGAAAACAGCGACAACCCCGGCTTTGCCAAAGCCAACAACCAGGCCATCCGTCTGGCTAAGGGAAAATATATCCTGCTGCTTAACCCCGATACCGTTATTGGTGAAGACAGTATACGTTCCTTGTGTTATTTCCTCGAAGAGAAACCCAAGGCCGGTGCTCTGGGCGTTAAAATGATAGATGGAAACGGTGTCTTCCTGCCCGAATCCAAGCGCAGCTTTCCCACACCCTGGGTATCGTTCTGCAAAATGTTCGGTCTGTCTAAGTTGTTTCCCAAAAATCCACGCTTTGCCAAGTACAGTCTGCCGTATCTCAATCCCGATGCCCGACACAAGGTAGATGTGCTGGCCGGTGCTTTTATGCTGATCCGGAAGGAGGCTTTGGATAAAGCCGGACTGCTGGACGAAGATTTCTTTATGTACGGCGAGGATATCGATCTTTCGTACCGTCTTAAATTGGCCGGATACAAGAATTATTACATGCCCGAACGAATCCTGCACTACAAAGGCGAAAGTACCAGCAAGGGCAACATTAAATATGTAAAGATATTCTACGGAGCCATGCTCATCTTTTACCGGAAGCATTATTCCGGAGCCGGAAAGCTGTTCTCCCTCTTGATTCGCCTGGCCGTGTGGTTTCGGGCGTTGCTGGACCTGGTGTTTCATACGTCGGCCAACAAAAAAACAAAGTCATCCTGCAGGCGTCTGCTTATTCTTAGCAGTGAAATGTCGCTCGAAACTGTGCGAACCGCCTGTTTGAAACAGATACCGAACCTCGAATTTGTAAATCACTGGAACCTCGACGAGCACCGGGTGATGGACTGTATCAACCGAAGCAACCGGATGAAGGGATTTACAGACATCGCCTTCTGTTACAATGATGTACGATTTGAACAACTCCTGCTGTTGATGGATAAGATGCCCGACAAGCATATTACCTATCATATCTACAACAAAAAGAGCGGCGTGCTGGTCTCGCCCGGTAAAAAATAA
- a CDS encoding GNAT family N-acetyltransferase: MKLLENERIILRALEPEDLDVLYRWENDASLWQHGNTLTPFSRYVLKEYIASAHQDIYTTGQLRLMIQSRQTGEAVGTIDLFDVDPHHRRCGIGVLVDPAYRRKGYAGEALSLVLSYAFSFLKLKQVYAHVPVNNEASVKLFTLAGFKIAGRLVQWISTPDGFADVYLMQYVFAETN, from the coding sequence ATGAAGCTATTGGAAAATGAACGAATCATCCTGAGGGCCCTCGAGCCCGAAGACCTTGACGTGCTCTATCGTTGGGAGAATGATGCCTCATTGTGGCAACACGGCAACACCCTGACACCCTTTTCACGCTATGTGCTGAAGGAGTACATAGCCAGTGCACACCAGGATATCTATACCACCGGTCAGCTTCGCCTCATGATTCAATCGCGGCAGACCGGCGAAGCTGTGGGTACCATCGATCTGTTCGATGTAGATCCGCATCACCGCCGTTGCGGAATAGGTGTGTTGGTAGACCCGGCCTACCGTCGTAAGGGATATGCCGGCGAGGCCTTGTCGCTTGTGCTATCCTACGCCTTCTCCTTTCTTAAACTCAAACAGGTGTATGCCCATGTGCCCGTAAACAACGAAGCCAGCGTTAAGCTGTTCACCCTTGCCGGCTTTAAGATAGCCGGACGATTGGTGCAATGGATCAGTACACCAGACGGATTTGCCGATGTATACCTGATGCAATACGTGTTTGCGGAAACGAATTAA
- a CDS encoding YqgE/AlgH family protein, with amino-acid sequence MAQYNNIFKITHNNVLPEKGHILISEPFLQDAYFQRSVVLLVEHDKKGSMGFVLNKKLEMKLNRVIPEFENLPDIPVYLGGPVASDRLFFIHSLGDTLIPEAVEFSKGLYMGGDFDALKRYILAGHKLEGKVKFFLGYSGWTENQLSTEINQDAWVVGESSCNKVMLAEDESFWKASLSGLGGRYKTWSNFPKDPFLN; translated from the coding sequence ATGGCACAATATAACAACATATTCAAGATTACTCACAACAACGTACTTCCTGAAAAGGGGCATATACTGATCTCGGAACCTTTCCTGCAGGATGCTTACTTTCAGCGTTCGGTTGTTTTATTGGTGGAGCACGATAAAAAGGGCTCCATGGGCTTCGTGCTGAATAAAAAGCTGGAAATGAAGCTGAACAGGGTGATTCCTGAGTTTGAGAACCTGCCGGATATCCCGGTTTATTTAGGGGGACCGGTGGCTTCGGACCGTTTATTTTTTATACATTCATTAGGTGACACGCTTATTCCCGAAGCGGTGGAATTCAGTAAAGGACTTTATATGGGTGGCGACTTTGATGCGTTGAAGCGTTACATTCTGGCTGGTCACAAGCTGGAGGGCAAAGTAAAGTTCTTTTTAGGGTACTCGGGATGGACCGAGAATCAGCTTAGTACCGAGATTAACCAGGATGCTTGGGTAGTTGGAGAATCGTCCTGCAACAAGGTGATGCTTGCGGAGGACGAGTCTTTCTGGAAAGCTTCGTTATCCGGACTGGGTGGACGCTACAAAACATGGTCCAATTTCCCCAAAGATCCTTTTCTTAATTAG
- a CDS encoding aminotransferase class I/II-fold pyridoxal phosphate-dependent enzyme, translated as MKNTPVDYQTARKVIEGYGLPDFGKATIREVVAISNQLEQLTKTEFIHMEMGVPGLPAAKVGVEAEIKALQAGAASIYPNINGLPELKEEASRFIKAFINIDVAAEGCVPVTGSMQGTYASFLVSGQCTPGKDTILFIDPGFPVQKQQIAVMGYKYESFDVYECRGKKLREVLESYLSKGNIASMIYSNPNNPAWFCLTEEELQIIGEMANKYDVIVIEDLAYFAMDFRKPLGVPFEAPYQATVARYTDNYVLQISGSKAFSYAGQRIGVTAISNKLYHRSYPGLTQRYGGGTFGTVYIHRVLYALSSGTSHSAQYALAAMFKAASDGSFDFVSDVKEYGRRAAKLKKIFTDYGFTIVYDQDLSEPIADGFYFTIGYPGMTGSELMEELMYYGISAISLSTTGSNQQGLRACTSFIKDHQYALLEERLKIFKANRAHN; from the coding sequence ATGAAAAATACGCCTGTTGATTACCAAACCGCACGTAAAGTGATTGAAGGATACGGGTTGCCCGATTTTGGTAAAGCTACTATACGTGAGGTGGTTGCGATTTCCAATCAATTGGAACAACTTACTAAAACAGAATTTATTCATATGGAGATGGGGGTTCCGGGACTGCCGGCCGCCAAAGTAGGTGTAGAAGCAGAAATTAAAGCGCTTCAGGCAGGTGCTGCCTCCATATACCCTAATATAAATGGTTTGCCCGAGCTGAAAGAGGAGGCTTCACGATTTATTAAGGCTTTTATAAATATTGATGTGGCAGCCGAAGGGTGTGTGCCTGTTACCGGTTCCATGCAGGGTACGTACGCCTCTTTTCTGGTAAGCGGACAGTGCACACCGGGCAAGGATACCATCTTGTTTATTGATCCGGGATTTCCGGTGCAAAAGCAACAGATTGCGGTGATGGGCTATAAGTACGAATCGTTCGACGTTTACGAATGCCGCGGCAAGAAGTTGCGCGAGGTGCTGGAGTCGTACCTGAGTAAAGGTAACATTGCTTCGATGATCTATTCGAATCCAAACAATCCAGCCTGGTTCTGTCTTACAGAGGAAGAGCTGCAGATCATTGGCGAAATGGCCAATAAGTATGATGTGATCGTGATTGAAGATCTGGCCTACTTTGCCATGGATTTCCGCAAACCCCTCGGGGTGCCTTTCGAGGCTCCTTATCAGGCTACGGTAGCACGCTATACGGATAATTATGTTTTACAGATCTCTGGGTCCAAAGCGTTCAGCTATGCAGGTCAGCGTATCGGTGTAACCGCCATATCCAACAAATTATATCATCGCTCCTACCCCGGACTTACCCAGCGTTACGGAGGTGGCACCTTTGGTACGGTATACATACACAGGGTACTTTATGCGCTGTCGTCCGGTACAAGTCACTCGGCTCAGTATGCGTTGGCGGCTATGTTTAAAGCAGCATCCGACGGCTCCTTCGATTTTGTGTCCGACGTGAAAGAGTATGGCAGAAGGGCGGCCAAGCTTAAAAAGATCTTTACCGATTATGGTTTTACCATTGTATACGATCAGGATTTGTCCGAACCGATTGCCGATGGTTTCTATTTTACAATCGGGTATCCGGGTATGACCGGCTCCGAATTGATGGAAGAACTTATGTATTACGGAATCAGTGCAATTTCGTTAAGTACAACGGGTAGTAATCAGCAGGGATTGAGAGCTTGTACTTCGTTCATCAAGGATCATCAATATGCTCTGCTTGAAGAGCGTTTGAAAATATTTAAAGCCAATCGTGCTCATAATTAA
- a CDS encoding ORF6N domain-containing protein, whose protein sequence is MELQIIQSKIYEIRGMRVLLDFDLAEMYQVETKNLKRAVRRNIERFPEDFMFELTDSENEDLRCNFGTSSWGGSRYPPFAFSEQGVAQLSSVLNSSLAIQVNISIIRAFVTLRQYALGYAELNRKLEDFMIETNMQFSDIYQVLTELASQKEQENKPRRRIGFNIQHDKE, encoded by the coding sequence ATGGAACTACAAATCATACAAAGTAAGATTTATGAAATCAGAGGGATGCGTGTCCTTTTGGATTTTGATTTAGCAGAAATGTATCAAGTAGAAACAAAAAATCTGAAACGTGCTGTAAGGCGTAATATAGAACGCTTCCCGGAGGATTTTATGTTTGAACTAACTGATAGTGAGAACGAAGACTTGAGGTGCAATTTTGGCACCTCAAGTTGGGGCGGTAGCCGTTATCCCCCATTCGCATTTTCTGAACAAGGGGTCGCCCAACTCTCGAGCGTACTCAACAGTTCTTTGGCAATTCAAGTCAATATCTCTATTATCAGAGCTTTCGTAACTTTGCGCCAATACGCACTCGGTTATGCAGAACTAAACCGTAAATTAGAGGATTTTATGATAGAAACCAATATGCAGTTCAGCGATATTTATCAGGTTCTCACCGAACTGGCTTCACAAAAGGAGCAGGAAAATAAGCCTCGCAGGCGAATAGGCTTTAATATTCAACACGATAAAGAATAG
- a CDS encoding virulence RhuM family protein, whose protein sequence is MERGYIRIKENNENQLIIEAKLVNCTLWMTKHEIADLFNVFVNTVGNNLRSIFKSGLLREEDVTRIHKYGHNGRQSETTLYNMEVLIFVSYRIASYEAKAFREWVMKALTEYTRTKPRKETEVLIVYNLSSKLFDISLN, encoded by the coding sequence ATGGAACGAGGATATATCAGAATCAAAGAAAACAACGAAAATCAGCTAATTATCGAAGCAAAACTCGTAAATTGCACCCTGTGGATGACTAAGCACGAGATAGCTGATTTGTTCAACGTATTTGTAAATACAGTCGGTAATAATCTGCGGTCTATATTCAAATCGGGTTTATTGCGAGAAGAAGACGTAACCCGAATACACAAATACGGGCATAACGGTCGCCAAAGCGAGACGACATTATATAATATGGAAGTACTGATTTTTGTCAGTTATCGCATCGCGTCTTATGAAGCGAAAGCGTTCAGGGAATGGGTTATGAAAGCACTAACCGAATATACCCGGACGAAACCCAGAAAAGAAACAGAGGTTTTGATTGTATATAACCTATCATCAAAACTATTTGATATTTCATTGAATTAA